The sequence TATGCGCAACAGTTGCGCGACCTCGCTAATACCGATGGCGTTGTAGATCATACCCAGGGAGATTTTGATAAAGCTTTCTCCGAATCAACCAATAAGGTGGAAGCTTTTTATGAAACGCCCATGGTATCACATTCGCCATTAGAACCCATGAACTGTGTGGCGTCCTGGATGGAGGGTGACAAGCTGGAGATCTGGACTTCCACCCAGGTCCCGGGAAATATTAAAAGCAGTTTTGCCAAAGAATATAATGTTAAGGATGAGAACCTGAAAGTGAATGTACTGTTCAATGGTGGCGGATTCGGCAGGCGCCTGTATCCGGACTATGTCCATGAGGCGGTTCAGGTGTCTAAAAAAGTGAGTAAACCGGTTAAATTGATCTGGTCGCGCGAAGATGATACCCAGCAGGGGCCCTTCCGGCCGATGACCTTTTCAGCTATGAAAGGCGCTTTCGACGCTGATGGCAAATTGACCGCATTCCAGCATAAAGTGATTTCGCCCTCTCTGAATGCAGCCCGTGATACCAATTACGACAAGACCAAAACTGATGGCAGTATGACGGAAGGCATCAGCGAACAGGCCTACCAGGTTCCCAACATGAAGAACCTGTTTGTCTGGGCCGATATCCATATCCCGATTGCCGCCTGGCGAGCAGTGACCAGCACCACGCTTGCTTTTTCGCACGAATGTTTTATCGATGAACTCGCACTGAAGGCAAAAAAAGACCCCATGGACTTCCGATTCGAACTGCTTGGGGGGAATTCTTTGTCTGACACCTCTAAGGTGTCAGACACCCTACGAGTCCTTCGTAAGCTCAGGGCCGTATCTAACTGGGACAAGCCGCTGCCGAAGGGCTGGGGCCGGGGTGTGGCGCAATGGGAGTTTTTTGCCGGACTCGCGGCAAACGTAGTAGAGGTGTCAAAAACCGCAACAGGTGTCAAAATCGAAAAAGTGTATTCAGTGATCGACCTTGGAACCGTAGTTAACCCCGATACAACAGTTGGCCAGGTGCAGGGCGCGGTGGTGATGGCCATTACGGCCGCCATTAAGAACGGCATCACTTTCGAAAACGGCAAGACCGTCCAATCGAATTACAACAATAATCCGATCCTGCGCATGAATGAGACGCCACCCATTGAAGTGCATATACTGGCAGAGGGCGGTGATAAGATCAAAGGTGTTGGCGAGCCAGGCCTGCCACCACTGGCTCCAGCACTCTGCAATGCCATTTTTGCCGCAACAGGAAAGAGAATAAGGACCTTGCCATTTAACATAAATAAAATATAGGATGGGTTTATTGAAGGATC comes from Flavihumibacter fluvii and encodes:
- a CDS encoding xanthine dehydrogenase family protein molybdopterin-binding subunit, with the protein product MEKQLSRVSRRNFLRLTGITGAGFMIGLSVVDGQGIEQVVNMSAIEESFGLTPFIIIEKTGKITIFNTKPEIGQGTFQSIPSLIAEELNLPLDKVTIKQSGGEKELGADQFAGGSASIRTSYTRYRTVGAAAREMLVLAASKQWNVPVEECTVENGKVMHLSSERSAKFGELVEAASKLEVPKSPKLKDPKDFILLGKSIPRPDVPLKSSGRAVFGIDVDVPGMVYASVERCPVIGGKLLSFDDAATKKVKGVQQVVTCERVFGKYRFEGVAVVADNYWAAVQGRKALKVKWDYQGHETFNSNTYAQQLRDLANTDGVVDHTQGDFDKAFSESTNKVEAFYETPMVSHSPLEPMNCVASWMEGDKLEIWTSTQVPGNIKSSFAKEYNVKDENLKVNVLFNGGGFGRRLYPDYVHEAVQVSKKVSKPVKLIWSREDDTQQGPFRPMTFSAMKGAFDADGKLTAFQHKVISPSLNAARDTNYDKTKTDGSMTEGISEQAYQVPNMKNLFVWADIHIPIAAWRAVTSTTLAFSHECFIDELALKAKKDPMDFRFELLGGNSLSDTSKVSDTLRVLRKLRAVSNWDKPLPKGWGRGVAQWEFFAGLAANVVEVSKTATGVKIEKVYSVIDLGTVVNPDTTVGQVQGAVVMAITAAIKNGITFENGKTVQSNYNNNPILRMNETPPIEVHILAEGGDKIKGVGEPGLPPLAPALCNAIFAATGKRIRTLPFNINKI